Sequence from the Segatella copri genome:
CCGATAGACAAGGCTCCATGTACATCTTTATAGGAAGCACTGGCTTTCTTTTCTGTATTCTTGAAAGTATAGCCGTAGTAGCCGCTCAAACTGAGTCGCAAACCTGGTATAGAATAGTTGTCGATGCGGGCCGCACCGGCATAAACATTGCCAATCTTGTATTCGTAAGGACTTGTAGCTCCATAATGCACGAAACAGTTGTGACCGAAACGCTCAGCATCGAGACCCGATGTGAAGATGGCCTCATAGCGCCAGTCCTTCAACTTACCCCACAGGGAAATACCCACCTGGTGCCAGGTGTTAGGAAGAATTTTGGCTTCGCCCTCAGAACGGTAAACTGAGAAGAAATTATTTGGCATGTGATAGGCGTTGATCTCACCAACAGGAATAATGATTTCACCAGCCTTGATATTGAACTTGCCACCCCAGAACGCTTTGTTGAGCCAGAACTGCTCAAGGGCAACCTCACCGCCACGCTCAGTCTCAGCCTCGTATTCACCACTTTCATCAGCATCGATTTCTACAGCATTCTCTGTTCCACCATGCTCGAACTCAATTTCCATTCCCATGGTCCAACCTTTTCCGAAATCATAGCCCAGATTGAGGGTTACGTGTGGCAAGTCGAAACGGCCATGGCTGTCATCGTCTTTATAGGTGGCAGGGTCTCTGTAACGGTTGAAATGCTGGCTATAGAAGTTGCGGCTCATTACGGCCTCTCCATAACCACCAATGGTAAATCGGGGTTTTGCTGCTGTACTGTCTGTGCAACACTGTTGTGCACTTGCCGTTGCCAAACCGGCAACCAGGGCAGCTGACATCAATCCAATTCTTAAACTGTTCATCTTTATTATTTTGAATTTATTGTTATCGTATTATCCTTAATAAAATAAAGAAAAGAGCGCGGATGTCTGCTTGCGGTCTCGACACTTTAGAGGCCTAGTATCTCCTTAAAGCCATGAGGCATGATAAGGAATTACGCAGCTCTGCCGCTCGGGAGTGGCAATCATCACCGCGCTCTTTCTCGATTTCGGGTGCAAAGGTACGGAGTTTTAAAAAATCTTGCAATACCTAAAAATCGGTAAACTGTCGCATCCCCATTTTTAGGTATTGCGAGTTTCGAAACTTTTTTGTATATTTGCAACCGAAATAGAAACATTATGAATGTTCTTGATACAAGGATGTTTTCATTTAAGGATAAAAGAAGATGAAAAATCAGAAGATGTATGAAGCTGATGACAAGATGATCAGCATCATTAGAGACAATTATAACATTTTACAGAGCCTCGGTAGCTTCGGCATCAACCTGGGCTTTGGCGACAAGACTGTGCGTGAAGTTTGCGACGAGCAGAAGGTGGATACCTATACTTTCCTGTCCGTGGTAAACTTGACGATTAATGGTTACAAGGAGTATGACAATGCCGACCGCCTGTCGCTGCCGACCCTATTGCATTATCTCAAGGCATCGCATGCCTATTACATAGATTTCCAGTTGCCGTTTATCCGTAAAGAACTGGTTGAAGCGCTGGATGAAAAGGATAATCTGGCACGCCTTATCCTCAAGCTTTATGATGATTATGCCCATAGTATAACCAATCATATGCGGTATGAAGAAAAGATGGTATTCCCTTATGTTCAGGCACTTATAGATGGTAATGCCAATGCAAACTTTGATATAGAAACCTTCTCGAAACACCATGCTCAGGTAGATCTGAAGTTAAAGGAACTCAAGAGTATCATTATCAAGTATTTGCCTTCTGATGGCTTGCATAATAATCAGCTCAGCGCCACTCTTTATGATATATATAATAATGAGGAATGGCTCACCCATCACTCTGAGGTAGAGGAAGAAATCTTTATTCCTGCAGTAAGAAATGCAGAGCGTAAACTGAAGCAGAACGATGTGAGTGCCAAGATTTCGAGCATGATTAATCAGACTCCGATGAGTGACGAACAGTTGAGCGACCGTGAGAAAGATGTGATTGTTGCTTTGGTTCAGGGAATGACCAACAAGGAGATTGCTGACCACCTGTTTATCTCTATCAATACGGTCATTACGCATCGCAGAAACATCGCCCGAAAGCTTCAGATTCACTCTCCTGCAGGTCTTACAATTTATGCCATCGTGAACAATTTGGTTGATATTTCTTCTGTAAAGCTGTAGTTTATCTGTGGAATATCAGTTTAAATAATGTTATTTTTTCTAAAATGATAGCGCCTTCCTCTCACATGAGGGGAAGGCGCTATCATTATATTTAGGTATGTGATGATTCTGCATCACTATTTATGGTGAAGGCTAGATCATATTGATGTCAACAAAACCATGCATCACAGCATAAATGGTGAGTGAAGACACACTTTTTAATCCCAGTTTTTCCTGTATTTTCTTGCGATGGGTAATCACAGTAGTCAGTCCGATACAGAGTTGGTCGGCTATCTCTTTGTTGATTTTCCCTTGTGCTACCAGAGATAATACCTCTATTTCTCTATCCGACAGAACTTTTTCCTGAGTGACAGGGGGCATGGCAGGGATATGTTCGCCATGAGGATGACCGGAATGCTGCAGGTTGAGAAGCTCTTTTATCAGGTATCCTTCTGGTACATTGACGCAGAGACAATGAAATTCTGCAAGTTGCGAATTGGGATCGTTGCTGGGTGTTAGAACGATTACGTGGCGGTTCCTGTTGCCCTGTGTGAAGAAGTAACGGTGTTCCAATACAATGTGCATAGATACAAAGCTATGAACAAAGTGGTCTGGATTGTTTGCCTCGTACTGACGGAACGAACCGAAGGTCGAGATTTTCATCATGGGCATCACCGACTCAAGCAGTTGTCTGAGTCCCATTGCGGCGAGTGTATTGCTCTCTACTATTGCCATTTCTGGCATCTGTTTGCCAGCCATGGCTTTCATCATTTCTTCATTCATCTCTGTTTATTTTACTTCTGCTAGTGAAAGTTGGGTTATACTTATATCTTGTTTTTACAAGAATGGAGTGAGTACCTTTGCGGCAAACCATCCTTTGAATCTTTGCCAGCCCGTACGCCATTCTCTCCAGTTCTTCTCATTGAGTAAGAAACTGTCTTTCTTTTCCCCATCAAAGAGCTGTACCAGTTGTTGTGTAGTACAAGAATCCACAATCACTGCATTCTCTTCATAGTCCCAGCGCAGGCTTCGGGCATTGAGATTGGCACTGCCCACGGTACAGAACTTGCCGTCTACCATGATAATCTTGGTATGGTGGAAGCCCGGCGTATACATCCAAACATTGCATCCTGCCTTCATCAGCTTGTGCGCATTATAGAAACCACAGTCAGGAGTCAGCGGAATGTCGCTCTTGGTAGAGAGCATGATTTCTACCTTTACTCCTCTTTTCACAGCATTCTTCAATGCCTTTTTGAGTTTATGACTCAAGGTAAAGTAGGGGCTGATGATCTTGATGCTGTCCTGTGCATCATTGATGGCATTCACATAGAAATATCGGATGATATCCTTTGTAATATGCGGTTCGCGGTTGATGATGCCGACCATCTTTCTGTAGGCTGTTGCTGTCGTATCTGGCTTGAGATTCTCTACCAGATAATCCTTCTTCTTATATCTCCAGAACTCAGTGCTGTGCACATTCTGTCCGCTCACCTTGTTCCACATCTTGAGGAATATCTTCTGTAGGGTATTCACCTCGCTTCCGTCGATGCGACAGTGCATATCGTGCCATTCTCCTACAACCTTCGTACCTTTTATATAATAGTCGGCAACGTTCATACCGCCTGTGTAGGCAATCTGCCCGTCGATGACAACGATTTTACGGTGATCACGGTTGAAAATTGCATGTACCCATGGAAACTTCAGGGGCTTGTATTCATAAATCTCTATACCGTTGGCACGGATTTTCTTGAGATGTCTCTTTCGCAGAGGCTTATTGTTGGAAGAGTTTCCGAAACCATCATATAAGGCTCTCACCTTCACACCCTCCTTGACTTTCTGAGCTAGCAGGTCGAAGAGGAGGGAGGCGATGCTGTCGTTGCGAAAGTTAAAGTATTCCAGGTGTACACTATGTTTAGCCTGTCGGATTGCCTGGAACATATCATCAAACTTTTCCTGACCATTCATCAGTAGGGTTACTGAATTATCGTGAGAAAAGCTGACTCCTTTCCCACGAAGCTGATTAACGATCAATGAATCGCTGGTCTGTGCGCTGCACAGCGAACTGGCAAGCATCAGTGTTATCGTTGTTATTATCTCTCTGAGTCTCATGTCAACTCCTAATAATCTATTTGCTATAAATTATTAATTATAAATTGTTAATTAAAATCACACCATGCAGGCATAGTGATCTACAATGCCCTTTAAATGATTATCCTTGTCTACAACCAGTACCGTATGCACCTTATACTTGTGCATGATGCGCTGAATCTCCGAAATCTTCGTCTTCGGAGTCACCATTTTCGGAGTGGTGGTCATGATGTCGCTTACAGTCTTGTTAAAGAATTCTGCCTGCCATTTCTCCATGGCGCGTCGGATATCACCATCGGTAATAAGTCCGATAACGTGGTTGTCTTCATCCAATGAGATACCCAATCCCAGTTTGCCCTTGCTTACGTGGATGATAGCCTCGCCCAGGTGCATTTCCTTAGGAATGATAGGCATATCATCGCTGCGCATCACATCTTCTGCTGTGGTCAGCAGTCGTTTGCCTAATTCTCCACCAGGATGGAACTGTGCAAAGTCACGAGGCTTGAAGTGGCGTACCTGCATCAGGGCGATAGCCAGTGCATCACCCATAGCCAATGCTGCAGTAGTACTGCTGGTAGGGGCGAGGTTCAGCGGACAAGCCTCCTTCTTTACCTTTACGGTGATATGATGGTTGGAGTATTTTGCCAGCAGGGAATCTGGATTTCCGGTGATGGAAATGATAGGAACATTCATGTGGAGTACCATCGGGATGAAACGAAGCAGTTCATCGGTCTGACCGCTGTTACTCAGTGCCAGAACCACATCCTTGTCGGTCATCACACCTAAGTCGCCGTGATAGACATCCAGTGGATTGATGTAGAAGGCTGGTGTGCCTGTAGAGGCAAGTGTAGCGGCAATCTTGGCACCTACGTGTCCACTCTTGCCCACACCTGTAACGATAATCTTGCCTTGGCAATGATACATCATGTCTACTGCTTTCTCAAAGTTGTCGTCCAGATAAGGTATCTGGTCGAGGATGGCCTGCGCCTCGTCTCTAAGAGCCTGTTCGCCATAACCGCGAACAATCTTATCATCTATATTGTTATTTTTATCGGTCATTTCTAAATCATTTGAATTGGCTTTCCATTCGTACGCCGAACGTTGTTTCTTCATTCTTCGTTCTTCACTTTTCACTTAAAGGAGTTCCTGGATAAGTGATTCCAACTTGTTTAATTCCAGCATGTTGGCTGCATCGCTCTTGCCCTGGTCTGGGTCAGGATGTACTTCAAAGAAGTAGCCGGTAGCTCCGAAAGCTTTAGCCGCCTTTGCCATTGCTGGAACGAACTTACGGTCGCCTACCGTCTTGCCGTCACCTGCACTCGGGCGCTGAACGCTATGGGTACAATCCATGATGACATTTGGCACAATCTCCTTCATGTCAGGGATGTTTCTGAAATCTACCACGAGATTGTTATAGCCGAAACAATTGCCGCGTTCTGTGAGCCAAACTTCCTTGGCACCGCTCTCCAATGCTTTTTCTACAGGATATTTCATATCTCTACCGCTCAGGAACTGTGCCTTCTTGATGTTGACGGTTTTACCAGTCTTGGCTGCAGAAACCAGAAGGTCGGTCTGTCGGCAGAGGAAGGCTGGAATCTGGAGAATATCACATACTTCGCCTGCTGCTGAAGCCTGATAACTCTCATGAATATCTGTTGTAACCTGAAGGTTGTACTTCTCCCTGATATCTCCCAGCATCTGGAGTCCTTTCTCCAGTCCTGGACCACGGAAAGAGTGGATGCTGGTACGGTTGGCTTTGTCGAATGAAGCCTTGAATATGATTTTAGTTCCTAACTTTTCGTTGATGCGGACGAGTTCCTGAGCTACTGTTTCCAATAGTTCCATTGACTCGATGACGCAAGGACCTGCTATGAATGTTGCCATATCTTTTTATAGTTTATAGTTGATAGTTTATAGTTAATAGGGAGTAAACCTGCTATTAACTGTAAACTACAAACTGTTAATTATTAACTTGTTTGATTGTAATCTCACGCTGTGGGAACGGAATCTCGATGTTGTGATCGTTGAGCGTATCGTAGATGCACTCCATGATGGTGGCATCGTCGATGGCTTGGGTAAGCACGTTCACCCATACTACAATTCTGAGTGTGATGCAGCTGTCATCGAAACTCTTCAGTAACACCTTCACCCCTTTGTCCTGATAGATACAGTCCAGTTTCATGAGGGCTTCGATGAGAATCTGTTTCACTTCCTTCACATTGCTGCCATAAGCAATACCTACCTCCAGAATATCCAGCTCATAACCATGATTCTTGGTCATGTTCTTGTAGTTCTTCGAGAAGAGCTGCGAGTTCTGGAAGGCTATGACCGAACCGTCGGTAGCCTCCAGCATCGTAGAGGTATAACTGATACTGCTTACCTTACCACGGGTGCCGTCACAGATAATGTAGTCACCCACCTTCACACGGCCCATCATCAGAGATATGCCGTAGTAGATGTTCTCAAGAATATCCTTTGATGCAAAACCCAGACCGGTTGATAAGCCGGCAAAGATAGCTAGCAGCCATGATTTACCAACTTGGAATACGTTCAGGGCTATCATCAGCCAGATACCCCAGATAATCACCTGCATCACGTTCTTGAACATCACAATCTTTGAGGCAGCCGACGCCGGGTCTGCTTTCTCGAAGTGATGACGCATGAAATCTACAGAAGTAATGTTGATGTAGTTGAACAGGAAGTACAGACAAGCTACCTCTGAAATACTGAAAAGCGATGCAGTGAAGTTGCTGGTCTTGATGTAATCCTTGTTGAATATCTCCCAAGTCGTATCACTCATGTTGAATACATCTGCTGCCCAGTAGATAGAGATGATGAACGAGAGTACACCTGAAATAGGGAGCAATACCTTATAGATAAAGCGATACAGCCATTTGTCGGTAATCGCCCTGTCTGCCAGCTTTTTACGCTTGGCATATACGCTGAGCCATCCCTCGCAGCAGGTAATGGTAAGCACGCAGGTAAGCTGCATGGTCCACCAGATGATAAGCTGGACGGCAAGCAGTGTGAAACCTGTCCAGGCAAAAATGGTACTTACTCCGAATACGGCAAGCGATATGAATGCGTATGTCTTGTCAGTGCGCAATACCTGGTTGTGCTTTCTGCCAATCACATTCCACTGCCAGAGAGCGCAGAGCAGAAGGACTGGTGGAAAGATGAGGTTTACAAGGTCGTTTGGTATCAGGATGATACGGAACACGATAACGATGAAACCTACCAGCATCAATGGCGAATAGATACGGAAGGTATTCTTGATCTTATCGTTGTCTACACGTAGCAGGATAGATACCAAGATGACGCCAACTAACCAGGAATATTCTACCAGCAGCTGGCTTGCCATAATCACGAAGTTCTGGGTAACCGCCATTCTTACGATACCGAGAATAACTGCGAAGGTTACTACCGTCATCGCCATGATAAGGCATGGTCGTTTTGCCATAAAACTTTCCTT
This genomic interval carries:
- a CDS encoding phospholipase D-like domain-containing protein, with protein sequence MRLREIITTITLMLASSLCSAQTSDSLIVNQLRGKGVSFSHDNSVTLLMNGQEKFDDMFQAIRQAKHSVHLEYFNFRNDSIASLLFDLLAQKVKEGVKVRALYDGFGNSSNNKPLRKRHLKKIRANGIEIYEYKPLKFPWVHAIFNRDHRKIVVIDGQIAYTGGMNVADYYIKGTKVVGEWHDMHCRIDGSEVNTLQKIFLKMWNKVSGQNVHSTEFWRYKKKDYLVENLKPDTTATAYRKMVGIINREPHITKDIIRYFYVNAINDAQDSIKIISPYFTLSHKLKKALKNAVKRGVKVEIMLSTKSDIPLTPDCGFYNAHKLMKAGCNVWMYTPGFHHTKIIMVDGKFCTVGSANLNARSLRWDYEENAVIVDSCTTQQLVQLFDGEKKDSFLLNEKNWREWRTGWQRFKGWFAAKVLTPFL
- a CDS encoding LuxR C-terminal-related transcriptional regulator, with amino-acid sequence MKNQKMYEADDKMISIIRDNYNILQSLGSFGINLGFGDKTVREVCDEQKVDTYTFLSVVNLTINGYKEYDNADRLSLPTLLHYLKASHAYYIDFQLPFIRKELVEALDEKDNLARLILKLYDDYAHSITNHMRYEEKMVFPYVQALIDGNANANFDIETFSKHHAQVDLKLKELKSIIIKYLPSDGLHNNQLSATLYDIYNNEEWLTHHSEVEEEIFIPAVRNAERKLKQNDVSAKISSMINQTPMSDEQLSDREKDVIVALVQGMTNKEIADHLFISINTVITHRRNIARKLQIHSPAGLTIYAIVNNLVDISSVKL
- a CDS encoding response regulator transcription factor produces the protein MNEEMMKAMAGKQMPEMAIVESNTLAAMGLRQLLESVMPMMKISTFGSFRQYEANNPDHFVHSFVSMHIVLEHRYFFTQGNRNRHVIVLTPSNDPNSQLAEFHCLCVNVPEGYLIKELLNLQHSGHPHGEHIPAMPPVTQEKVLSDREIEVLSLVAQGKINKEIADQLCIGLTTVITHRKKIQEKLGLKSVSSLTIYAVMHGFVDINMI
- a CDS encoding KpsF/GutQ family sugar-phosphate isomerase — protein: MTDKNNNIDDKIVRGYGEQALRDEAQAILDQIPYLDDNFEKAVDMMYHCQGKIIVTGVGKSGHVGAKIAATLASTGTPAFYINPLDVYHGDLGVMTDKDVVLALSNSGQTDELLRFIPMVLHMNVPIISITGNPDSLLAKYSNHHITVKVKKEACPLNLAPTSSTTAALAMGDALAIALMQVRHFKPRDFAQFHPGGELGKRLLTTAEDVMRSDDMPIIPKEMHLGEAIIHVSKGKLGLGISLDEDNHVIGLITDGDIRRAMEKWQAEFFNKTVSDIMTTTPKMVTPKTKISEIQRIMHKYKVHTVLVVDKDNHLKGIVDHYACMV
- a CDS encoding mechanosensitive ion channel family protein, with protein sequence MKKRLYIIILLMVAFVLPSNAVLKEANLDTTLYMLRTELTNYHIDLEKQNQAAKAQQLAVIQELISIVKQADQNSIMLYSQRNGYIFDMTYACHEATEQFKKFKSKAVPFRQMIKKNNVEVARFDSLINYLYGMNTMFLSEEAQVNRNVDLTLAVNIRRQLVEKQKQLQAYVQAYDRTDRKLQALNDYANRRYEDIQNSIFNNGGDNYLRILRNISMNYKEAKMSVTEKYKPVPGMMSQWDVRIIFILFGIIIFWGLISIFLNLFTIRIVITQLMKHGMFENRKESFMAKRPCLIMAMTVVTFAVILGIVRMAVTQNFVIMASQLLVEYSWLVGVILVSILLRVDNDKIKNTFRIYSPLMLVGFIVIVFRIILIPNDLVNLIFPPVLLLCALWQWNVIGRKHNQVLRTDKTYAFISLAVFGVSTIFAWTGFTLLAVQLIIWWTMQLTCVLTITCCEGWLSVYAKRKKLADRAITDKWLYRFIYKVLLPISGVLSFIISIYWAADVFNMSDTTWEIFNKDYIKTSNFTASLFSISEVACLYFLFNYINITSVDFMRHHFEKADPASAASKIVMFKNVMQVIIWGIWLMIALNVFQVGKSWLLAIFAGLSTGLGFASKDILENIYYGISLMMGRVKVGDYIICDGTRGKVSSISYTSTMLEATDGSVIAFQNSQLFSKNYKNMTKNHGYELDILEVGIAYGSNVKEVKQILIEALMKLDCIYQDKGVKVLLKSFDDSCITLRIVVWVNVLTQAIDDATIMECIYDTLNDHNIEIPFPQREITIKQVNN
- the kdsA gene encoding 3-deoxy-8-phosphooctulonate synthase, translated to MATFIAGPCVIESMELLETVAQELVRINEKLGTKIIFKASFDKANRTSIHSFRGPGLEKGLQMLGDIREKYNLQVTTDIHESYQASAAGEVCDILQIPAFLCRQTDLLVSAAKTGKTVNIKKAQFLSGRDMKYPVEKALESGAKEVWLTERGNCFGYNNLVVDFRNIPDMKEIVPNVIMDCTHSVQRPSAGDGKTVGDRKFVPAMAKAAKAFGATGYFFEVHPDPDQGKSDAANMLELNKLESLIQELL